The window CAGCCGTCAATATCCTCTTTCTTCTCGTTGACGTACCGGACCAAGTTGGCCACGTGTCCGTCAAAGTCGGACATCTTGCCATAACGGTCGCGAAGGTCGAACAGCGAATTGACCACCTCGGGAACCTTGCGGACCGCCCGCCGGATCGCGGTCGCGGAGTTTGTATAGTCGCCGGTAGCGAAACGAGCGACCGCGTATGCCAGCAATGCGTCGACATTGTCCGGCATGGCCATCGAGACTCTCATAAAGTTTTGGGCAGCCTTCTCGTAGTCTCCTGCCGCGAAGGCTTCAACGCCCTCCTTCATGAGTCGGTCCATCTCGTCAACGGGCATCTCGCCGGACTGCGCGGTGTCAGGCGAGCTCGATGCAGTAGGGGGCTGAGGCTGAGTCGGTCCGGCGGGCTGTTCCTGCGGCTGTGCCTGCGGCTGAGCAGCCTGTTCCTGAGGCTGTTCGGCGGGTTGTTGCCCCGGCGGGACGGTCGCGTAGGCGCCTGGCGTGAGTACTTCAACGCCTGGGGCGGCCTGCCCCGGATAAGCCACCGCCCCAGGCACGGCCACTGGAGCCTGGGCAACAACCGGTGCCGGCTGAACGACGTATGTTGGCGCGGCTACCACCTCGTATACCGGCCAAGTGTAAACCGGGTACACCGGATAGACGGGGTAATAGCAGGGACCGGAGTCGAAGAAACCAAATCCGAACCAGTAACTCGAATGCCTGTGGTGGTGACACTCATAACGGGGTCGATGACAGCCACAATAGTCGTGCCGGCCGCGTTCATCCCTGAAGAAATAGCGGCCGTCCCCGTCGCGGCTATGGCGGTTCACACTGATATTGAGCCTGCCCGATCGCTCCGGATTGATGAAGTAGCCGCCGGCGGTGCTTTTCTTGACCGAGCCGGTGAATCCGCTGCTCGACCGGCTTGGGCCGGAGAAGAATCGGTCACCCGACGAACCCCCCGAAGCAGCGCCGGACTTGCCGACCGTAGAGCCGGTCGGCACCTTCGTTCCGCCCGTCCCCGAGGGCGGCCTGACGATGGTTGAGCTACCGGGCGAAGCACTCTTGAGCGACTGGGACGATGCACCGCTGTTGTTCGAAACACCTGTGGGGGCCTTGCGACCGGCTAACGACGGTATAAAAGTCGTGGGCGTCTGGCTTGATTTCGACCCCGCGGAAGGAGCTTGAACGCCGCCGGATTTCGAGTTGCCTGAACTGACCTGGGAAGGCACCTTTACCCCGCCGGTCTGACCGACAGAAGGTGTGAACGGTGCCTTCGGACTTGTGACCGTCGTGTTTGAGCTGAATGGTTTTTTTTGTCCGGCCAGGGACGGGGCCTCACCGGCGGGCGAACCTCCGGCGTTCGGAGACTTGGGTGTCGACGAGGCTCTCGCTCCTGGTGGCAGTGCCGAAAACGGGCTGACCGTCGGTTTGCCTGTCGTCACGGACGGGCTCGACTGCCCCGGCGAAGTGCCTGAAGGCGATGATGGCAGAGCAGACTTCGGGGCCGGGCTCGAAACCGAAGGAGCGCCCTTGGGCGTCATGTTGGGGCGAAAGGCTGAACCGCCTCCGCTGATAGGTGGTCCGACGAAGGTCGATCGATTCAAATCGCTCGATCGACCGAAACTGCTGCTCGAAGACGATCCGGATCGCGGACTGCTGTAGGATTTGGAGAAGCCGCTGGAGCGACCCGAAAAGCCTGAGCCGCCTGAGAAGCTCGAGTGACCCGACGCGCCCGACCGACCCGAAAACCCAGAAGAATACGATCGCTTTGTGCTTCCTCGGCCGCTCATGTCTGCCGCCGTCGTTTCGGCGGTCGTCAAGGCCAGGCAGAGGGCACCACAAACGATTGCCCACAAAGCGTTCACGCGATTGATCGGACACATGGCTCTAGCCTCCTGCCAGCCTTTATCATCCCCCCGAGGGGCTGGTTGGCTGCCGTTTTTCGCCACATTTCATGGTTCCCGGGCTGTGAAAACAAGCCTCATAAGTTGATGATCGGACGCAGGTCCGACCACGTCTGGTCCGGCTGCTCACAGCCGACGTCGCTGATCCGGTCTTCGCGGCAAACCCACACCGCTTTTAGACCAGCCGCTCGAGCCCCGCCCACATCACTGTGAAGCGAGTCTCCTATATGGATGACACGCTCCGGTCGCCAACCGGTAAGTCGAAGTGCCGTCCCAAAAATGGTTGGATCCGGTTTGTAGCTGCGGGCGGATTCCGACGTTACAATGAAGTCAAATCTTAAGTCGTTACGCTCTAATGCTTTATGGATTTCTCGGTTGTCCGCATTGCTCACGATACACACTGGCAGCCTCTTATGTCTCAGAACCTCGCGGATTTCCG of the Phycisphaerae bacterium genome contains:
- a CDS encoding tetratricopeptide repeat protein: MPTGSTVGKSGAASGGSSGDRFFSGPSRSSSGFTGSVKKSTAGGYFINPERSGRLNISVNRHSRDGDGRYFFRDERGRHDYCGCHRPRYECHHHRHSSYWFGFGFFDSGPCYYPVYPVYPVYTWPVYEVVAAPTYVVQPAPVVAQAPVAVPGAVAYPGQAAPGVEVLTPGAYATVPPGQQPAEQPQEQAAQPQAQPQEQPAGPTQPQPPTASSSPDTAQSGEMPVDEMDRLMKEGVEAFAAGDYEKAAQNFMRVSMAMPDNVDALLAYAVARFATGDYTNSATAIRRAVRKVPEVVNSLFDLRDRYGKMSDFDGHVANLVRYVNEKKEDIDGWLVLGFIQHFIGDRTHSKQTFEGIKQRSPADADIAEFFINAKSVEQLAKEAREAQDREQSGTTQPSAQESSSQTLPSSVGTAGSQAPTPGPVQPAAAVSSGDFSDPF
- a CDS encoding HAD family hydrolase, which encodes MAELQGLFLDFYGTVVGGDRLAVESACQAVVRDHHLPLTAAELAVRWGRAYFRAIEAPDGDGFRNLVEIERDTLIETVSPLVGHIDPEPYVAILQDYLANPPLCPEIREVLRHKRLPVCIVSNADNREIHKALERNDLRFDFIVTSESARSYKPDPTIFGTALRLTGWRPERVIHIGDSLHSDVGGARAAGLKAVWVCREDRISDVGCEQPDQTWSDLRPIINL